TCCGGGGTGCCGGGGACGCTCGCCACGGTGGCGAGCTACCTGCCGACGTACGGTCCGGTGTTCGCGGTGCGGGCGTTGACCGCGCACGGCGGGGCGGCCGGGTCGGGGATCGCGCTGACGGCCGGCTGGCTGCTGATCGGGGTGCTCGGGGTGCTGTGCGCCACGGCGTATCGGCGGACGGTTCGGATCGTGCCGGTTCTCGCCGTGGCCTAGATGTCACGCCGTGGCACGAAGATGGGATGGAGGCGTTCCCAGGTTTCCCTAGTGTTCGGGGTGGTCCTGTTGATCCATCTCAGACCTTGAGGAATCCACGATGAACTGGCGTCCCGTTCTCGCTGTCCCGGCCGTAGCGGTTGCCGCGCTGGTCGCGCTGACCGCCTGCAAGCAGGACACCGTGGCGGCTCCGGCTGCCCCGGCCGCGTCCACGACTCCGACGGCGGAGGCCGCGCCCACGACCACCACTAAGGCCAAGAACGCCGGCACGACGCCGAAGAAGACGACGACGAAGACGTCGACGCCGACCAGCGACCCCGGCGACCCGGACGCGCCCACCTGCGCCACCGCCGACTTGAAGATCACGGTCGACGACGCGGACGGCGCCGCCGGGCACAGCATCGCCCCGGTGCACTTCCGCAACACCGGAGCGGACTGCTGGATCGAGGGTTACCCGACGGTCGTCACCGGCGACGGCGCCACGGCCGCGAAGACCCCGAACGGTTACGGCGGCGGCCTCGCCGACAGCACCGGCGAGCCCTCGCCCTACCTGCTGAAGAAGGGCGAGACGGCGTCCGCCGTGATCGAGGCGCTGAACGCCAACCCGGACGGCACCGCCTGCCAGCAGATCACCAGCATCCGGGTCAGCCCGCCGAAACAGCGCGACTCGGTCAAGCTCACCTGGTCCGGCGGGTGCGCCGAGTTCCAGGTCCACCCGGTCATCCGCGGCCGCACCGGCCAGGAGGGCTGACCGGGAAACGCCGACAGCACGGTGTCGCCGCGTCCTCGCAGGATGGGTTCAGCAGCGTTTCCCACGAGCGAGGAGAACGAAGCATGTCGCGTGCCGACGAACTGGCCGATGCCTGGGTCGCCTTCTGGAACGGCGACCTCGGGCGGGCCGGGACACTGCTGACCGACGACTTCCGGATCCACTTCGGCGGCGGCGACGAGGCCGCGCTGGCCGGCGACGAGGTCCGCGGACCGGCCGCGATGTCCGCCTATGTCGAGGACTTCCGCAAACAGCGCGAGGGACCGCGGTTCTCCCTCGACGAACCGCCGATCGCCGGGGACCGGGGCTTCGTCATGCGGTGGAGCGTGCGGCGGCCCGGCGTGCACCGCGGCGGGATCGACCTGCTGCACGTGACCGGCGACCGGATCGCCGAGGTGTGGTCGGTCACCGGCGAGCGCGCCTTCGCCGCCTGAGGGGTCCGATCAGGCGGTGACCGCGGGGAGGATCTTGCCGGTGATCTCCCGGAGCTGGTCGACCTCGGCCGGCGAGAGGTGGTCGAAGATCAGCCGGCGGACCTCGGCGACGTGGCCCGGGGCCGCCGCCGCCAGCACCGCCATGCCCTCGTCGGTGAGCGAGGCGATCTGACCCCGCTTGTCGAAGGCGCACGCCTTGCGGGCCATCCAGCCGCGCTGCTCCAGGCTCGCGACCGCGTGCGACAGGCGGCTGGTGGTGGTGCCCACCATCCGGGCCAGGTCGGTCATCCGCATCGACCGGCCCGGAGCGCCGCTGAGCGTCGCGAGGATCTGGTAATACGCGTGAGGGATGCCGGCGTCGTCGCGCAGCTGCCGGTCGAGCGCGCTCGGCAGCAGCATCAGCAGCTGGGTGAGATTCAGCCAGGCGGCCATCTCGGGGCTGCTCAGCCAGTCCGGCTCCGGGTGGGCGGTCACGACGGCATCCTGAATCATGTCGTTTGCATCCCCATGACGTGGGCGTTGATGTCCCGTACCGCGTCGCCCAGGTCCGGAACCTCGAGCACCTCGATGCCGTGCGCCTGGAGCGTCTCCACCCCGGTGCAGTCGGCGAAGTGCAGCGGCTCGCGCAGCGCCAGCACCACCCGGCGGATGCCGGAGGCGAGGATCAGCTCGGTGCACGAGACCGGGCGGGACTTGCGGGTGGTGCACGGCTCCAGCGAGGTGTAGATCGTCGCTCCGGCCAGGTCGAGGCCGCGCCCGGCCAGCTTGGCGAGCGCCTCCTCCTCGGCGTGGAAGTGCGGGTCGGTCTCCCCGGTGTAACCGGTGGCCATCGGGTTGCCGGCCGCGCCGACCACCACCGCGCCGACCGCGTAGTGCGTCGGCGACGGCGGGGAGAGCCGGGAGAGGTCGATGGCCGATCGCGTCCAGAAGCGGTCGGCATCGGTGTAAGACGTCATGCGGCACCGGTCAGGTCGAGGGTGTGCGCGGTGTGGTCGCGCTTGGCAGCAAGGTACCGGGCGTTCGCTTCGGACAGGTGAACTCCCGTGCGGATCTGCTCCGTCACCTCGACGCCGAGGTCGCCGAGCTGGCCCGCCTTGTCCGGGTTGTTGCTGAGCAGGCGGATCCGGTCGACGCCCAGGGCGAGCAGCATCTGCGCGGCGGCGGTGTAGTCCCGCTCGTCCTCGCCGTGCCCGAGCGCCAGGTTCGCCTCGTAGGTGTCCAGGCCGGTGTCCTGGAGCGCGTAGGCGTCGAGCTTCGCGTACAGCCCGATGCCGCGGCCCTCCTGGCGCAGGTAGAGCAGGATGCCGCCCTGCTCGGTGATCCGCTCGGCGGCCTCGCGCAGCTGCGGGCCGCAGTCGCAGCGCTGGCTGCCGAAGACGTCCCCGGTGAGGCACTCGCTGTGCGGGCGGACCAGGGGGTTCGTCGCCGTGCGCCAGTCGCCGAGGCCGAGGGCCAGGTGCTCGCGCCCGTCGGCGAGGCCGATGAAGGTGAACACCTCGGCGGTGGTGCGGTAGCCGTCCGGGAACTCCAGTGGCACCGTGACGCGGGTGCGGACTCGTGCCTCCGGAGGACTCACGCGCGCCGTCTCCCGGCCGATCGTCACCGTCATGGCCAACCCCCATGGTTGTTGAAGTTTCACCAACACTATTCGCCGGTTGCTCTTGAAACTTCAACAACGAAAGGAGTGGGTTACATCACGATCGAATCACTCAACTCACTCGGCGCGCATCTTCCTGCGTGGGCAGGGGGCGGGTTGCCGGGTCCGGAATGAAGTAGTCGCTCTTCTTGATGCGCTGTTCCGACTCCGGGAGCCGGCCACGCTGCCGGGGGATCTTCACCATCCGGGGAATGTGCTTCGCGCAGTGGATGTAGGCCTCGTGCACCCGGACGACCACCCACAACCGCGCCCGCAACCCCGGTGGCGTGCCCGCCCGCTCGTCCGGGTCCTCGACGATCTCCGCGGTGCCGTTCACGTGCAGGCCGATGACCTCCCGGAAGTCGATGAAGAGCAGCCCGACCTGGGCGTTCTCGGTGATGTTGCCGAGGCTCGCCAGTACCCCGTTGCCCCGGTACTCCGGCCAGCTGAGGCGCTCGTCGTCGAGCACCCGGACGAATCCGGGCGGGCCGGCCCGGAACGTGTTGTCGCACGCGCCGGAGCGGTCTGCCGTGGCCAGGAACATCATCTCCTGCCGGCCGATGAAGTGGCGCATCCGATCGTTGAGGCGGGGCAAGGTCTGCCGCGCGGCGAAGGCGTCGGCCCGCTCCCGAGTGCCGAGTTGATCCTGAAGCTGTCGTTCACCGTCGTTCATGATGGCCCCTCTGCCGCCCGGACACCGACGCCCCGTTCGGAAGAGTGTCAGAGAGTAGCCGCCTGATCGCACAGCGTTGCAACTTGCATCTATTGCCGTCTATTGTGGCTGATCGCGCGGTGGATGTGCCGCATCGTCGCAGCGCTCGGGCCCGAGACCACGGCGCCGTGATCCGCGACCGGGCGCCGATCAGCCGACCCGCATGTCACCCGAACGGGTTACCCGATCGGCTGACGTGGCTGCCGAGTGACCCGGGGGCGGCTCACGGTCGCCTCTGTTCGGCGAGGGGTGAAGCCGGTCGGGAGGCGTCGCGACGGGAACGTATCGTCACGCGCTGTATAGACAGCCGACAGGTAACAATCCGTAGTGGACAGACGGGCGGCTCGCCGCATCCCTCTTGAGTGGTCGTTTAGGACCGATTCGGGGCTCTACTTCGCGGGGCACACCCCGTTCCGTTACCTGATCGAGAAAGGAACGTCATCGTACGTACCTACGCTCCGGCCCACTCACTTCCATCGGAGGACCAATTTCGATGCGTCCATACATACGCAGCGTGAGCCCACCGGCTCTCCGGGCCCTGGGCGCGGCGGCCCTGGCGACGGCGCTGGGTCTCGGCTTCTCCGGGCCGGCCTTCGCGGCCGAGGCCCAGATCCCGTTCATCAGCGAGATCCACTATGACAACGTCGGCGCGGACAGCGGCGAGGCGATCGAGGTGCAGGCGCCGGCCGGCACCGACCTGTCCGGCTGGCAGATCGTCCTCTACAACGGCACCGGTGGTGCCACCTACGGCACCGCGGCCACCCTGAGCGGCGCCGTT
Above is a genomic segment from Actinoplanes ianthinogenes containing:
- a CDS encoding DUF4232 domain-containing protein; amino-acid sequence: MNWRPVLAVPAVAVAALVALTACKQDTVAAPAAPAASTTPTAEAAPTTTTKAKNAGTTPKKTTTKTSTPTSDPGDPDAPTCATADLKITVDDADGAAGHSIAPVHFRNTGADCWIEGYPTVVTGDGATAAKTPNGYGGGLADSTGEPSPYLLKKGETASAVIEALNANPDGTACQQITSIRVSPPKQRDSVKLTWSGGCAEFQVHPVIRGRTGQEG
- a CDS encoding nuclear transport factor 2 family protein, which encodes MSRADELADAWVAFWNGDLGRAGTLLTDDFRIHFGGGDEAALAGDEVRGPAAMSAYVEDFRKQREGPRFSLDEPPIAGDRGFVMRWSVRRPGVHRGGIDLLHVTGDRIAEVWSVTGERAFAA
- a CDS encoding MarR family winged helix-turn-helix transcriptional regulator, giving the protein MIQDAVVTAHPEPDWLSSPEMAAWLNLTQLLMLLPSALDRQLRDDAGIPHAYYQILATLSGAPGRSMRMTDLARMVGTTTSRLSHAVASLEQRGWMARKACAFDKRGQIASLTDEGMAVLAAAAPGHVAEVRRLIFDHLSPAEVDQLREITGKILPAVTA
- a CDS encoding deaminase gives rise to the protein MTSYTDADRFWTRSAIDLSRLSPPSPTHYAVGAVVVGAAGNPMATGYTGETDPHFHAEEEALAKLAGRGLDLAGATIYTSLEPCTTRKSRPVSCTELILASGIRRVVLALREPLHFADCTGVETLQAHGIEVLEVPDLGDAVRDINAHVMGMQTT
- a CDS encoding GTP cyclohydrolase II; amino-acid sequence: MTVTIGRETARVSPPEARVRTRVTVPLEFPDGYRTTAEVFTFIGLADGREHLALGLGDWRTATNPLVRPHSECLTGDVFGSQRCDCGPQLREAAERITEQGGILLYLRQEGRGIGLYAKLDAYALQDTGLDTYEANLALGHGEDERDYTAAAQMLLALGVDRIRLLSNNPDKAGQLGDLGVEVTEQIRTGVHLSEANARYLAAKRDHTAHTLDLTGAA
- a CDS encoding pyridoxamine 5'-phosphate oxidase family protein — translated: MNDGERQLQDQLGTRERADAFAARQTLPRLNDRMRHFIGRQEMMFLATADRSGACDNTFRAGPPGFVRVLDDERLSWPEYRGNGVLASLGNITENAQVGLLFIDFREVIGLHVNGTAEIVEDPDERAGTPPGLRARLWVVVRVHEAYIHCAKHIPRMVKIPRQRGRLPESEQRIKKSDYFIPDPATRPLPTQEDARRVS